A single genomic interval of Zingiber officinale cultivar Zhangliang chromosome 4A, Zo_v1.1, whole genome shotgun sequence harbors:
- the LOC121971035 gene encoding ATP synthase subunit delta', mitochondrial-like has protein sequence MYRFAPRLLIRGIAGGSRRSAAPARPFSTDLPAAPTEDATFVEAWRKVAPNVDPPKTPLAFMKPRPSTPASIPTKLTVNFVLPYQSEIANKEVDMVIVPATTGQMGVLPGHVATIAELKPGVLSVHEGNDVTKYFVSSGFAFIHANSVTDIIAVEAAPIDHIDPTLVQKGLADFTQKLNSATTDLEKAEAQIGVDVHSALNAALSG, from the exons ATGTACCGCTTTGCCCCCCGCCTTCTGATCCGCGGCATCGCCGGAGGGAGCCGTCGCAGCGCCGCCCCGGCCCGTCCATTCTCCACCGATCTCCCCGCAGCACCGACGGAGGACGCGACGTTCGTGGAGGCATGGCGGAAGGTAGCCCCCAACGTCGACCCCCCCAAGACCCCCTTGGCCTTCATGAAGCCTCGCCCTTCCACGCCTGCTTCTATCCCCACCAAGCTCACCGTCAATTTCGTCCTCCCCTACCAATCCGAGATTGCAAATAAGGAG GTTGATATGGTCATCGTCCCAGCAACAACAGGGCAAATGGGTGTTTTGCCTGGACATGTAGCTACCATTGCTGAGCTGAAGCCGGGTGTGCTATCTGTGCACGAAGGAAATGATGTTACCAAGTATTTCGTTAGCAGTGGGTTCGCATTCATACATGCAAACTCTGTTACGGACATAATCGCCGTCGAGGCTGCACCTATCGACCATATTGATCCAACTCTAGTCCAAAAGGGCCTTGCTGACTTCACACAGAAGCTTAACTCGGCCACGACAGACTTGGAAAAGGCTGAAGCACAGATTGGTGTGGATGTTCACAGCGCACTAAATGCCGCACTATCTGGTTGA
- the LOC121971036 gene encoding putative casein kinase II subunit beta-4 has product MYRSGIVSKVESGSLDRKRINDVLDKHLEKSSPSTSRGLIGKDKDRLPVPPSAPGKQLEHRPLSKNKASDDESETDNEESDVSGSDGEDTSWISWFCNLRGNEFFCEVDDEYIQDDFNLCGLSSQVPYYDYALDLILDVESSHGDMFTEEQNELVESAAEMLYGLIHVRYILTSKGMAAMLEKYKNYDFGRCPRVYCCGQPCLPVGQSDIPRSSTVKSYCPKCEDIYYPRSKYQGNIDGAYFGTTFPHLFLMTYGHLKPQKPSQRYIPRVFGFKLHKP; this is encoded by the exons ATGTATAGGTCCGGGATCGTGTCGAAGGTGGAGAGCGGATCCTTAGATCGTAAGCGGATCAACGATGTGCTCGACAAGCACCTGGAGAAGTCCTCACCGTCGACCTCCAGGGGCTTGATTGGCAAGGACAAGGATAGGCTCCCGGTGCCCCCTTCCGCCCCTGGGAAGCAGCTGGAGCATCGTCCCTTGTCCAAGAATAAGGCTTCTGACG ATGAATCAGAAACAGACAATGAAGAATCTGATGTCAGTGGATCTGATGGGGAAGACACATCTTGGATTTCATGGTTCTGTAATCTAAGAGGCAATGAGTTTTTTTGTGAAGTTGATGATGAGTACATTCAAGATGATTTCAACCTATGTGGACTAAGCAGTCAAGTTCCTTATTATGATTATGCTCTTGATCTGATATTGGATGTTGAATCTTCCCACG GAGACATGTTCACTGAAGAACAGAATGAATTAGTTGAATCAGCAGCAGAGATGCTTTATGGCTTGATTCATGTTCGATACATATTAACTAGTAAAGGGATGGCTGCTATG CTAGAGAAATACAAGAACTACGATTTTGGAAGATGCCCTCGAGTTTACTGTTGCGGCCAACCTTGTCTTCCGGTTGGGCAATCAGATATTCCTCGATCAAGCACTGTGAAGAGTTATTGTCCCAAATGTGAAGATATATACTATCCAAGATCAAAGTACCAAGGCA ATATTGATGGAGCTTACTTTGGGACAACTTTCCCCCACCTGTTTTTGATGACATATGGGCACCTCAAACCGCAGAAGCCATCGCAGCGGTACATTCCGAGGGTTTTCGGCTTTAAACTCCACAAACCATGA